A window of Gottschalkia purinilytica contains these coding sequences:
- a CDS encoding DUF364 domain-containing protein produces the protein MKNKILMKTIDNLYKSLGKDIENLTVERVVLGLFFSGVKLSNGKGGISYTPIKAIPEAVCCPSSAKAMPNSGKMAGKKVTYFLENMFSKNPLKKTLGIAVMNALSLTCWDMGKHEGLYSIEIDKDPINEVEIVEGSHTVVVGALLPYIKMLIKNNRKFSILELDPSTLKPRELEFYVPPDRASEVIPTADFVIITGTTLINDTLEGLLDLVKPSAKVIVVGPTVSMLPEAFYKMGVTHIGGVIVTKVDELLDVISEGGSGYHFFGKYAEKMIIKNNSNYKG, from the coding sequence ATGAAAAATAAAATTTTAATGAAAACTATTGATAATTTATATAAAAGCTTAGGTAAAGATATAGAGAATTTAACTGTAGAAAGAGTTGTTTTAGGTTTGTTTTTTAGCGGTGTAAAATTGAGTAATGGAAAAGGTGGTATAAGTTACACTCCAATAAAAGCAATTCCTGAGGCTGTATGTTGTCCAAGTTCAGCAAAGGCTATGCCAAACTCAGGTAAGATGGCAGGAAAAAAAGTGACTTACTTTTTAGAAAATATGTTTTCTAAAAATCCACTGAAAAAAACTTTAGGGATTGCTGTTATGAATGCTTTATCGTTAACATGTTGGGATATGGGAAAGCATGAGGGATTATATTCTATTGAAATCGATAAAGACCCAATAAATGAGGTTGAGATTGTAGAAGGATCACATACTGTAGTTGTAGGTGCATTACTACCTTATATTAAAATGCTAATTAAAAACAATAGAAAATTTTCTATATTAGAATTAGATCCTTCTACATTAAAACCACGTGAACTAGAATTCTATGTTCCTCCAGATAGAGCTAGTGAAGTAATTCCAACCGCTGATTTTGTTATTATAACAGGTACTACATTAATAAATGATACTTTAGAAGGACTTTTAGACTTAGTAAAGCCAAGTGCTAAAGTTATTGTAGTTGGTCCTACGGTAAGTATGTTACCAGAAGCATTTTATAAAATGGGGGTTACGCATATAGGAGGAGTTATAGTTACAAAGGTTGATGAATTACTAGATGTTATATCAGAAGGAGGTTCAGGATATCATTTTTTTGGCAAATATGCTGAAAAAATGATAATTAAAAATAATAGTAACTATAAAGGATAA
- a CDS encoding ABC transporter substrate-binding protein, protein MFKRLSVKKALSLVLAVILVMTIIVGCDKKTETTTKDQTKQTEESKTRTITDMAGRKVTISKDVKKVYSTDPVGSIAVYTINPSKVAGLNYELTELEKKYTVEEYHKLPLLGGWFGKNNTGNIEEILKAKPDVIVSMGNIDEGAISTVEEREKQIGIPIVLVDGNIENLDKSYEFLGKVMGEEKKAKELADYCKNTLEEAKEIASKIPEDKKVRVYYAQGQEGLETDPSGSSHTQALDLVGAINVADVQMKSGYGRTEVSIEQVLNWNPDKIIVCKDKNWDSNSYGKIMKEDKWKGIKAVKDKQVYEIPDAPFNWFDRPPSSNRILGIKWLGNLLYPEYFKGDIKSDIKEFYEKFYHHKLTDEEINEILQNAIAN, encoded by the coding sequence ATGTTTAAGAGACTTTCAGTTAAAAAAGCTTTATCTCTTGTTTTAGCAGTAATACTAGTTATGACCATAATAGTTGGATGTGATAAAAAGACAGAAACTACAACAAAGGATCAAACAAAACAGACAGAAGAAAGCAAAACACGTACTATAACAGATATGGCTGGAAGAAAAGTGACTATTTCAAAGGATGTAAAAAAGGTATATTCTACAGATCCAGTTGGGTCTATAGCAGTTTATACTATTAATCCAAGCAAAGTTGCTGGACTAAACTATGAGTTAACTGAATTAGAGAAAAAGTATACAGTTGAAGAATATCATAAGCTGCCGTTACTAGGTGGATGGTTTGGAAAAAACAATACAGGAAACATAGAAGAAATATTAAAGGCAAAACCTGATGTTATAGTGTCTATGGGTAATATAGATGAAGGTGCAATTTCAACTGTTGAAGAAAGAGAAAAACAAATAGGAATACCAATTGTATTAGTAGATGGTAATATTGAAAACTTAGATAAAAGCTATGAGTTTTTAGGTAAGGTAATGGGAGAAGAAAAGAAGGCAAAAGAATTAGCAGATTACTGTAAAAATACATTAGAAGAAGCTAAAGAAATAGCTAGTAAAATACCAGAAGATAAGAAAGTTAGAGTATATTATGCTCAAGGACAAGAAGGACTTGAAACTGATCCATCTGGCTCTAGTCATACTCAAGCTTTAGATTTAGTAGGAGCAATAAATGTAGCTGATGTTCAAATGAAAAGTGGATATGGTAGAACAGAAGTATCTATAGAACAAGTTTTGAACTGGAATCCAGATAAAATAATTGTATGTAAGGATAAGAATTGGGATAGTAATAGCTACGGTAAGATTATGAAAGAAGATAAATGGAAGGGCATAAAGGCTGTAAAGGATAAACAAGTATATGAAATACCAGATGCTCCATTTAACTGGTTTGATAGACCACCTTCGTCAAATCGTATTTTGGGAATCAAATGGCTTGGTAATTTATTATATCCAGAGTATTTTAAAGGAGATATAAAATCTGATATAAAAGAATTTTATGAAAAGTTTTATCATCACAAGCTAACAGATGAAGAGATAAATGAGATTCTTCAAAATGCAATAGCTAACTAA
- a CDS encoding GTP-binding protein, whose protein sequence is MKLVTVSGPPSSGKTSIIIRTIEILKNEGYKIGIIKFDSLSTYDDISYKKLGIDTKVGLSGNLCPDHFFVSNIEDCVKWGLENKFDILISESAGLCNRCSPHIKEVLSICVIDNLSGVNTPKKIGPMLKLADIVVVTKGDIVSQAEREVFAFRVKQANPRASIMFINGITGQGAYDLSVSLKNAPEIQSLLNKRLRFSMPSALCSYCVGETRIGEDYQAGNIKKMSL, encoded by the coding sequence ATGAAATTAGTGACAGTTTCAGGCCCACCATCATCAGGTAAAACTTCTATTATTATAAGAACAATAGAAATTTTAAAAAATGAAGGGTACAAAATAGGAATAATAAAATTTGATAGTTTATCAACTTATGATGACATTTCATATAAAAAATTAGGCATAGATACCAAGGTTGGATTATCAGGAAACCTTTGTCCAGATCATTTTTTTGTTAGTAATATAGAAGACTGCGTTAAATGGGGACTTGAAAATAAATTTGACATATTAATAAGCGAAAGTGCAGGACTTTGTAACAGATGTTCACCACATATAAAAGAGGTACTTTCCATATGTGTAATTGATAATTTATCAGGAGTAAATACTCCTAAAAAAATAGGTCCTATGTTAAAGCTTGCAGATATAGTAGTAGTAACTAAAGGGGATATAGTGTCTCAAGCAGAGAGAGAAGTGTTTGCATTTAGGGTAAAACAAGCAAATCCTAGGGCATCTATTATGTTCATAAATGGTATAACAGGTCAAGGTGCATATGACTTAAGTGTAAGCTTAAAGAATGCTCCAGAGATACAAAGCCTCTTAAATAAAAGATTAAGATTTTCTATGCCATCTGCCTTATGTTCATATTGTGTAGGAGAGACTAGAATAGGTGAAGATTATCAAGCTGGAAATATAAAAAAGATGAGTTTATAG